The sequence CTCGATGCGACGCTGGCGCAGGTGGATACCGACGAGCCGATCATCCTGATGGCGCATGAGCCGGACCTGTTTCCCGACACGCCGGACCGTGTGGCGCTGACACTGTCCGGGCATACTCATGCCGGGCAGATCAGGCTTTTCGGACGGACGCCGGTGGTGCCGTCGCGCCATGGCAGCCGCTATGCCCATGGTCACTATACCGAGGGCCGCAAGCAGTTGATCGTCAGCGCCGGGCTCGGCTATTCGGGCGTGCCGCTGCGCATCGGGACAAGGCCGGAAATCGTGCTGATCGAGTTGGGAGGCACGCGCCGATGAGCGAGTATCACTTCCCGGTTCGCATCTATTACGAGGACACCGATTTTTCGGGCAATGTCTACCACGCGGCCTATCTCAAGTTCTTCGAGCGCGGCCGCACCGAGTTCCTGCGCGGCGAGGGCATCCATCATTCCGAACTGGCCGGGCAGGGCATCGCCTTTGCGGTCCGATCCATGGAGATCGCCTTCGACGCTGCTGCCCATATCGATGACCTGCTCGACGTCACCACCGAGGTGGCGGCCATAAGCGGCGCAAGGCTGACCCTCAGGCAGGCAATTTTGCGTGATGGCGTGGCGCTGACGCGGGCCACTGTGGTGGTGGTTGCCATCAAGACGTCGGGCGGACCGGCGCGGATGCCAAGGGCGATACTGGAGCGCTTTGCCGGGCGATAGGTCTTGCGCTCGCACCTCTTGACCTCTCCCTTCGGGGGAGAGGTCGGCGCGTAGCGCCGGGTGAGGGGGCCTGTACTGGGTGAGGCGCTGGGGGAAGGCCGCCTGCCCCCGCAAGTCCACCTCTCCCCTAACGGGGGGTGAGTACCCCGACTCTCTTTGTTAACCTCTCCTTGACCATAATTGCGGCAAAGCGAACAGGTGTTCGGTTGCGGGGGCCCAAGGGTCCCGTTCTCCGGGCATTTCTCTTAATTTTGACAGATTTCGACCCCATCGCCTGATGCTTGAGGGTCGGGTGCAGGAACCGGGCCGAAAAGGATCACTACATGGAAGCCGTGGACGCTGTGGGGGCCGTTGCTCCGCACGCTGATTTGTCCATCTGGGGCCTGTTCTGGGCCGCGGACTGGATCGTGAAATCGGTGATGCTGGGCCTGTTGGGTGCCTCGATCTGGTGCTGGGCCATCATCGTGGACAAGACCATCACTTATCGCCGCACCAATAGCGAGATGAACAAGTTCGAGCGCACGTTCTGGTCCGGCCAGTCGCTGGAAGAGCTGTATCAGCAGCAGGCCGAGAAGCCGACCGGCGGGCTGGGCGCGGTGTTCGTTGCCGCCATGAAAGAATGGAAGCGCAGCCACGAGCAGAACGCGGCCAGCTTCGTGGGCATGCAGCAGCGCCTCGACAAGGTGCTCGACGTCGCCATAGCGCGGGAGAGCGAGCATCTGGAAAAGCGCCTCGGGTTCCTTGCCACCATCGGTTCGGCCGGCCCGTTCATCGGCCTGTTCGGCACGGTCTGGGGCATCATGAATGCCTTTACCGCCATTGCAGCCTCGTCCAATACCAGCCTGGCCGTCGTCGCCGGCCCGATCGCCGAGGCGCTGTTTGCCACGGCTATCGGCCTGGTCGCCGCTATCCCGGCGGTCATCGCCTACAACAAGCTCAGCTCCGATGCCGGCAAGATGATCGCCCGGCTCG comes from Devosia oryziradicis and encodes:
- a CDS encoding YbgC/FadM family acyl-CoA thioesterase, with the protein product MSEYHFPVRIYYEDTDFSGNVYHAAYLKFFERGRTEFLRGEGIHHSELAGQGIAFAVRSMEIAFDAAAHIDDLLDVTTEVAAISGARLTLRQAILRDGVALTRATVVVVAIKTSGGPARMPRAILERFAGR
- the tolQ gene encoding protein TolQ; its protein translation is MDAVGAVAPHADLSIWGLFWAADWIVKSVMLGLLGASIWCWAIIVDKTITYRRTNSEMNKFERTFWSGQSLEELYQQQAEKPTGGLGAVFVAAMKEWKRSHEQNAASFVGMQQRLDKVLDVAIARESEHLEKRLGFLATIGSAGPFIGLFGTVWGIMNAFTAIAASSNTSLAVVAGPIAEALFATAIGLVAAIPAVIAYNKLSSDAGKMIARLEGFADEFSTILSRQLEARSR